The Lysinibacillus irui sequence GCAACTGCAGATTTTAATACTTTCTCAACGACTGGAGACGCCGCTTTTGGAGTATGACGTAAAATTGCAACTGCTTCACCAACTTGCTTACCTCGGATTAAGTCTACAACTAGACGTACTTTACGAGGAGCAATGCGTACTGTACGAGCGATAGCTTTAGCTTGTGTCATTAGGATTTACCTCCTCTCAAAATTAGCGTCTTGTTTTCTTGTCGTCTGCACCGTGACCTTTGTAAGTACGTGTCGGTGCGAACTCACCAAGTTTATGGCCTACCATATCTTCTGTTACGTATACAGGAACATGTTTACGTCCATCATATACAGCAATCGTTAAACCGATGAAGTTCGGGAAGATTGTAGAACGGCGTGACCAAGTTTTAATAACTTGTTTTTTCTCAGAAGCCTCTTGTGCTTCCACTTTTTTCATTAAGTGGTCATCAACAAAAGGTCCTTTTTTCAAGCTGCGACCCATGTAGGAACCTCCCTCCGTGATTCCACCACGGCTCTCACATAGAACCGTAGTTTAATCACTTTATTTTTTACGACTACGGATGATAAATTTATCCGATTTGTTTTTCTTCTTACGAGTTTTGTAACCAAGTGCTGGTTTACCCCAAGGAGTCATTGGTGATTTACGTCCGATTGGAGAACGTCCTTCACCACCACCGTGTGGGTGATCGTTAGGGTTCATTACAGAACCACGAACTTCTGGGCGTTTACCTAACCAACGGCTACGACCTGCTTTACCGATGTGTACAAGTTCGTGTTGTTCGTTACCAACTTGACCGATTGTAGCGCGGCAAGTAGCTAAAACTAAACGTACTTCACCAGATTGTAGACGAACGATTACGTACTTATCTTCACGACCAAGTACTTGAGCAGAAGTACCAGCTGAACGTACTAATTGTCCACCTTTACCAGGTTTTAACTCGATGTTATGGATTGTTGTACCCATTGGAATGTTTGCTAATGGTAATGCGTTACCTACTTTAATATCAGCATCTGGACCAGAAACGATTGTTTGACCAACCTCTAGACCTTTTGGTGCTAAGATGTAAGCTTTTGCTCCATCAGCGTAGTTGATTAATGCGATATTCGCAGAACGGTTTGGATCATATTCAATAGTAGCAACTTTTGCCGGAATGCCATCTTTAACACGTTTGAAATCGATAACACGGTATTGCTTCTTATGACCACCACCATGATGACGAACAGTGATTTTACCTTGGTTGTTACGACCAGCTTTGCGTTTAGTTGGTTCAAGCAATGATTTCTCAGGCTTGTTAGTTGTAATTTCCGCAAAGTCTAATGACGTCATGTTACGACGACCATTAGAGGTAGGTTTATACTTTTTAATCGCCATTGTGTTTCCCTCCTTCTTGAGTGTTCAAATCATATATCCATTAAGGATTACATTTCGAATAATTCGATTTCTTTGCTATCAGCAGTTAATTTAACAATCGCTTTACGACGTTTGTTAGTGTAACCACCGTAACGGCCAACACGCTTGAATTTACCTTTGTAGTTAAGAACGTTTACTTTCTCAACTTTTACGCCAAAGATTTCTTCTACAGCGTCTTTTACTTGAGTTTTGTTAGCGCGAGTGTCTACTTCGAAAGTATACTTTTTCTCTGCCATAAGTTCTGAAGAACGCTCAGTAATGACCGGACGTTTTAAAATATCACGTGCTTCCATTATCCAAGCACCTCCTCAACTTTTTCTACTGCAGATTTAGTGAATACAACTTTATCATGACCTAATAGATCAAGAACGTTGATTCCATTTGCAGTTAAAACTGTTACACCTGGGATGTTACGAGCAGATAATGCTACGTTTTCATCTAGGTCAGCAGTTACGAATAAAGATTTTTTCTCTAAAGAAAGATCTTTAAGAATTTTTGTGAATTCTTTTGTTTTTGGTGCTGCTAGAGTTAGAGCATCAAGAACTAAGAAGTTTTGTTCTACTACTTTAGCTGATAAAGCTGATTTAAGAGCTAAACGACGAACTTTTTTAGGTAATTTATAAGAGTAGCTACGTGGAGTAGGACCGAATACGATACCACCGCCGCGCCATTGTGGAGAACGGATAGAACCTTGACGAGCACGACCAGTTCCTTTTTGACGCCATGGTTTACGACCACCACCAGCAACCTCAGAACGGTTTTTAACCTTGTGATTACCTTGACGAAGAGAAGCACGTTGAGCTACTACAGCGTCGAATAATACTGCTTCATTTGGCTCGATTCCGAAGATCGCATCGTTTAATTCGATTTCACCAACTGAAGCACCTGTTTGACTAAGTACAGATACTTTTGTCATTCCTGTTTCCTCCTTTCCTGAAGTGATTACTTAGCTTTAATTGCAGTTTTTACTGTAACTAGAGCTTTTTTAGAACCAGGAACATTACCTTTAACAAGTAGTAAGTTACGATCTGTATCAACTTTCACGATTTCTAAGTTTTGGATTGTAACTACATTGCCACCCATTTGACCAGGTAATTTCTTTTGTTTGAATACGCGGTTCGGAGCAACTGGACCCATTGAACCAGGACGACGGTGGTAACGAGAACCGTGGGCCATTGGACCACGAGATTGACCGTGGCGTTTGATAACACCTTGGAAACCTTTACCTTTAGTAACACCTGTTACATCAATTACATCGCCTTCTGCGAAAATTTCTACTTTGACTTCTTGACCAACTTCGTATTCTTCCACGTTCACGTTGCGGAATTCACGAATGAAGCGCTTAGGAGCAGTGTTCGCTTTTGCTACGTGACCTTGTTCTGGTTTATTAGAAAGCTTAACGCGCTTATCTTCGAAACCAACTTGAATTGCTTCGTAGCCGTCTGTTTCAACAGTTTTCTTTTGAAGAACTACGTTTGGAGTAGCTTCGATAACTGTTACCGGGATTAAATCGCCGTTTTCAGCGAAAACTTGTGTCATACCAATTTTTCTACCTAAGATTCCTTTAGCCATTTGTCACACCTCCTGTAAGTTTTAAAAAGTTATATTGTTTTTACCATTAAAGTTTGATTTCGATATCAACGCCAGATGGTAAATCAAGTTTCATTAACGCATCAACAGTTTGTGGTGTTGGGTTAACGATATCGATCAGACGTTTATGCGTACGCATCTCGAATTGTTCACGAGAATCTTTATACTTGTGAACCGCACGAAGAATTGTGTACACAGACTTCTCAGTTGGAAGTGGAATCGGACCTGATACACTTGCACCTGAACGTTTTGCAGTTTCCACAATTTTCTCAGCAGACTGATCTAAAATACGGTGATCATACGCTTTTAAACGAATACGAATCTTTTGTTTTGCCATTATTTTCCCTCCTTCTCGCCTATTTTCTAGACATTCTCCACGAAAATTCTCCCACACACCGCCATGGCAAAGCGGCCGGGTGTGTCGGCAACCTCTCGCTTCATCGCAGTCAAAGACCAACATTCAACATTATATACAATAAAAAAAGAATAAGCAAGTCTTTTCGCTAAATTCTTTTAAATGTTGCAGATATTCTTAGTACTACTATTTTCTTCGCTTATTTAAGCCGTTTACTAGTATATAAAATTTTAAAACATAATGCAACACTTAAGGTTGTTATATCAACGTTTTCGGACATTTCAAACAACTTGTTAGAAGTAGTCTCTATAGTTTATAGAAACTACTTCTAACTTATAAAAAGAAAACACAGGCAATCCAGCCAAATACAATCAGGGGAATGTTAATAAAAATAAATGTCGGGACACAGGTATCCCAAATATGATGGTGCTGTCCATCTACGTTTAAACCTGCAGTCGGTCCAAGTGTTGAATCTGAAGCTGGAGAGCCTGCATCTCCTAACGCACCTGCCGTACCAATTAAACATAGTATTGCTAAAGGACTCAATCCTAACCCTTGTGCTAAAGGAACAAATAACGTAGCAATAATAGGCACTGTTGCGAACGATGAACCAATCCCCATCGTTACAACTAAACCAACAACCAACATGATAAAGATCGCTAGACTTCTATTTCCTTGTAGAATAGTAATAGAGCTTGTAATTAAACTGTCCACATCGCCAGTAGCATTAATAACTGCTGCGAAACCATTTGCCGCAATCATTACAAACCCGATAAAGGCCATCATCTTCATTCCTTCAGATAGAATATCATCTGCCTCTTTCCATTTAAGCGCACCTGTAAAATACATGATCATAATGCCAGCGAACGAACCTACAATCATTGAATCTGTTAGTACTTGCGCACATAACGCTACAACTAATGCAAGTCCAGTAGAAAACATAACATACTTGGTGACGTTAACATTTAATGATTCCGTCTCCACATCATCCTGTCTATACTGTCGTGGCTTACGATAAATAATGAAAGCCATAATCAACCCTACCAGCATGCCTAGCACTGGGATCGCCATTGCTGCAGGAACATCACGTGAAGATACTGTCATTCCAGCCTCCGACACTTGCGTTGCCACGATATCTTGAAAAATCGCTCCAAAACCAGCAGGCACAAAACTGTAAGTACCTATTAAGCCTACAGCAATTAGGGTTGCAATTATACGTCGATCAACTTCCAACATATTTAAAATTTTTAAAATGGGAGGGATCATTAATGGAATAAAAGCAATATGAATAGGAATGACATTTTGAGATAAAATAGACATCACGAAAATAAGGAAAAAAATTAAGACCTTCACTAACCCTTTTCTATTACTTTCTCCGTTGAGGATGTTTAACATTCCAGCAATCATTAATTCTGGTATTCCTGTTTTGGCAATGGCAATAGCAAAACCGCCAAGAAGACCATAGCTTAAAGCAATTGTTGCTCCTGCCCCTAACCCTTCTGTAAAGGATTGGACGGTTGCTTCAATGCCCATCCCACTTGTCAGGCCACCAACAAAGGCTCCTAAAACTAAGGAAAGAACCACATTAATTCGGAGTAAGCTTAATATTAACATAACGGCTACCGCCATTATAACTGCATTCATAACAACACTTCACTTTCACTTGCTAAATTACTAACATGTTAAACTTTATTATTCTGATAATTGAAAGTCAAGGATTTTCACGGTTTCAAAATAAAAACAGTGTGAAATAGAATCATCACACTGTTTTGAGTTTCTCATTATTAAATTGTTACAATGATTCTCGTACCACCTTTTTATAGTACCCTACCGAAAGGATGGCGAAAATTGTATATAAAGCGATATAACAGCACATCGCAATCCATAATGGGGCAGTTAACTCGGTGCCAAATAAGAACCAACCTGATTTAACAGCAAAATAGCTATGCAGTAAGCCAATAACTAATGGAACACCAAAATTAAACGCTTGCTTCATATATATGCCCTTCATTATATCTCTTTCTGCAAAACCAATTTTTCTTAGGATCGTATAGGAACCACGCTCTTCCTCTGCCTCTGACATTTGTTTGAAGTATAGAATACTACCAGTCGTCATTAAAAATGCTAATCCTAAAAATGCTGTTGTAAAGATTGTAAGACCTAATGACTCAATATTATCTTTACGTTTCCCTTCATAAGATGATTGAGTATATTGCTGTGTCTCACCTTCAGGTTCTGTAGCCGTAACAACACCCGCATTAGTTTGAATATATAGTTCCTCTGCTCTTTCTAACTCCTCTTTTGACTTTAAAGTAATGGTTGTTTGTTGGTGCCAAGGATAAAACTCTGATTGTGTAGATAATTTTGTAAACATATCATCTGTCACAACAAAGATTGGGCCGCCACCACCAGCTGTTACAACACCACTAATAATACTTTTATCATGAACTTCTACAACGTGAAATGTTTCCTTCAGCTCCCCTGCCGTTACATTTAAGTCATGATCCTTCTCTAAGGGGAACATCTCGGCCATATACCCTCCATAGTTTGTTAAAATAACATCGTTACCTGTTAATGAGGCTTCTGGAACACTTTGCTGATAATCCGAAAGTGGGATGGTATAAATGGTTCCTTCCATTGTATATAAAGGATTATCCTTTTGCTTTTTAGACATTAATTGACCTACCGAAGCTGTTACACCTTGTAAACGATAATCTACTTTATCATAGGCAATGTTATTGTTCTCTAACTCATCTAAAAATTGAGTACCTTGCCCCTCAAGCAGAATGAAATCACCTGGTACTTGGCTATATGCAGATGCCTCTGACGAATAGTAGGCGATATAGGATAAAGTCGTTACACCTAGCGATACACCAGTTAACACGGTGA is a genomic window containing:
- a CDS encoding FtsX-like permease family protein, which produces MSLSKLVLKSMKKNMKHYYLYFFALIFSVTLYFSFVTLQNNSEVWDAVQMSGTATAGFKAATYILYFIVLFFVLYANHLFMKRRSKEIGLYQLIGMTKGLIVRLLAIENILLFVGAVILGMLAGFFSSRVFAMILLRVLEKEALVTMTFSTQALQQSMIVFTILLIIVLVQMAWMIHHVSLLSLFSAAKQADERVRRFSALQMAIGFIGLVLIVYGYYASTKLFDIESAGNLFINMIIILATTIGGTFLVFRFSVAFIMNTIRLKKKGHLSIRDVLALTPIMHRMKSNAKSLTLITVLTGVSLGVTTLSYIAYYSSEASAYSQVPGDFILLEGQGTQFLDELENNNIAYDKVDYRLQGVTASVGQLMSKKQKDNPLYTMEGTIYTIPLSDYQQSVPEASLTGNDVILTNYGGYMAEMFPLEKDHDLNVTAGELKETFHVVEVHDKSIISGVVTAGGGGPIFVVTDDMFTKLSTQSEFYPWHQQTTITLKSKEELERAEELYIQTNAGVVTATEPEGETQQYTQSSYEGKRKDNIESLGLTIFTTAFLGLAFLMTTGSILYFKQMSEAEEERGSYTILRKIGFAERDIMKGIYMKQAFNFGVPLVIGLLHSYFAVKSGWFLFGTELTAPLWIAMCCYIALYTIFAILSVGYYKKVVRESL
- the rplW gene encoding 50S ribosomal protein L23; amino-acid sequence: MEARDILKRPVITERSSELMAEKKYTFEVDTRANKTQVKDAVEEIFGVKVEKVNVLNYKGKFKRVGRYGGYTNKRRKAIVKLTADSKEIELFEM
- the rpsS gene encoding 30S ribosomal protein S19 — its product is MGRSLKKGPFVDDHLMKKVEAQEASEKKQVIKTWSRRSTIFPNFIGLTIAVYDGRKHVPVYVTEDMVGHKLGEFAPTRTYKGHGADDKKTRR
- the rplC gene encoding 50S ribosomal protein L3 — protein: MAKGILGRKIGMTQVFAENGDLIPVTVIEATPNVVLQKKTVETDGYEAIQVGFEDKRVKLSNKPEQGHVAKANTAPKRFIREFRNVNVEEYEVGQEVKVEIFAEGDVIDVTGVTKGKGFQGVIKRHGQSRGPMAHGSRYHRRPGSMGPVAPNRVFKQKKLPGQMGGNVVTIQNLEIVKVDTDRNLLLVKGNVPGSKKALVTVKTAIKAK
- the rplB gene encoding 50S ribosomal protein L2 — translated: MAIKKYKPTSNGRRNMTSLDFAEITTNKPEKSLLEPTKRKAGRNNQGKITVRHHGGGHKKQYRVIDFKRVKDGIPAKVATIEYDPNRSANIALINYADGAKAYILAPKGLEVGQTIVSGPDADIKVGNALPLANIPMGTTIHNIELKPGKGGQLVRSAGTSAQVLGREDKYVIVRLQSGEVRLVLATCRATIGQVGNEQHELVHIGKAGRSRWLGKRPEVRGSVMNPNDHPHGGGEGRSPIGRKSPMTPWGKPALGYKTRKKKNKSDKFIIRSRKK
- the rpsJ gene encoding 30S ribosomal protein S10, which codes for MAKQKIRIRLKAYDHRILDQSAEKIVETAKRSGASVSGPIPLPTEKSVYTILRAVHKYKDSREQFEMRTHKRLIDIVNPTPQTVDALMKLDLPSGVDIEIKL
- a CDS encoding Na+/H+ antiporter family protein, which produces MNAVIMAVAVMLILSLLRINVVLSLVLGAFVGGLTSGMGIEATVQSFTEGLGAGATIALSYGLLGGFAIAIAKTGIPELMIAGMLNILNGESNRKGLVKVLIFFLIFVMSILSQNVIPIHIAFIPLMIPPILKILNMLEVDRRIIATLIAVGLIGTYSFVPAGFGAIFQDIVATQVSEAGMTVSSRDVPAAMAIPVLGMLVGLIMAFIIYRKPRQYRQDDVETESLNVNVTKYVMFSTGLALVVALCAQVLTDSMIVGSFAGIMIMYFTGALKWKEADDILSEGMKMMAFIGFVMIAANGFAAVINATGDVDSLITSSITILQGNRSLAIFIMLVVGLVVTMGIGSSFATVPIIATLFVPLAQGLGLSPLAILCLIGTAGALGDAGSPASDSTLGPTAGLNVDGQHHHIWDTCVPTFIFINIPLIVFGWIACVFFL
- the rplD gene encoding 50S ribosomal protein L4, with amino-acid sequence MTKVSVLSQTGASVGEIELNDAIFGIEPNEAVLFDAVVAQRASLRQGNHKVKNRSEVAGGGRKPWRQKGTGRARQGSIRSPQWRGGGIVFGPTPRSYSYKLPKKVRRLALKSALSAKVVEQNFLVLDALTLAAPKTKEFTKILKDLSLEKKSLFVTADLDENVALSARNIPGVTVLTANGINVLDLLGHDKVVFTKSAVEKVEEVLG